GGGCAGACCAAGGGTATTAATATCTTTTACAATTGCAGTATCCAATTTAACATATGACAACTTCAAAGGAAGATGACTCTTGCCGGCAATCATAAAACGCATGATAAAAGCAAAGGAACAGAACTGACTGATCACAGTAGCGATAGCCGCTCCTCTGATTCCCATTCCCAGTCCAAAGATAAAGATGGGGTCAAGGATAATATTCAGACCTGCACCGATAATCATGGTCACCATAGCAATTTTGGGCTGCCCCTCTGCTCTGGAGATATTATTCCCCACCATCGCAAATGAGAGAAAAAAGGAGCCCAGCAGAATCACCTGCATATACTCACGAGCATAGGGCAGAACAGTTTCGGTTGCCCCGAAAATGAATAAAAGGGGATCCATAAAGATCTCTCCCAGAATCATGATGGAGATGCTGCATATAAATGCCAGAACAAAGGCGTTTACTGCGGTTTTAGCGGCCTCATCCGGTTTCTTTTCTCCAAGACGCCTCGAAATAATTGATGCCGCTCCGGTTCCGAAGGTCATCCCCAATGCCCCGATAATCATCTGAATGGGAAGACCGATGGTCAAGCCGGCAATCCCCATGGCCCCCACACCCTGTCCGACAAAAATGGTGTCCACCAGGTTGTAGAGAGCATTTACGATCATTCCGATTGTGGCCGGAATGGACATCTTCAATAACAGTTTTCCTATAGAATCAGACTCGAAGGTCTTCTTATGATCATGTACTTGTTTACTCAAATTTATTCTCCCAGATATGAAGGCTCTCTTTAACTACGTCTACCAACTCCAGAAGGGATTTCACCTTCTCCTCTCCCAGCAGATCCAACTGCTCCTGGATATGAGCTTCCATCTCTTTTTCAAGCTGACAGGCGATAGTATGCCCCGGAGGCAGAAGAGAAATAAGGACCTTTCTACGGTCATTCTCATCGCGCTCCCGGCGGACAAGGCCCTCTTTAGTCAAATTGTCCACAACAGAAGTCATGGAGCCCTTTTCAATATTCATATGAGCGACAATATCACTCATTGTATGACTTCCCCTGCGCCTGAGCATAACCAGGGTCCTCATCTGTGTCTTGTTGAGATTGTACTTTTCACCCGCCATATGCTTGAAACTCTTCATCAGATGATGACCGAATTTCATCATATAATGGGGTATGGCACTGACTGAGTCTATTTCCTCATCACTATACAGGGGAAACTCCTTCTAAATCTAATAGTTCAATTTCTATTAGTTTGATTTCTAAGTATTGAGAATATAGATATCAGGAACAAATTTGTCAAGATGAGACTCAGTCTATTTCGATAATTCCGATTTTCAGGGCATATTTAACAAGTTCAATCTGGCTTTCAACATTGATTTTTCGCATGGCATTGGCCCTGTGCACATTCACTGTCTTGGCAGAGATATTCAGTTTAGAGCCTATATCCCTATATCCCGCACCCTCCGCAGTCATCCGTAGAATTTGCTGTTCTCGGGGAGAGAGTTTATCGTATAACTCCGACTTATTTGCACCGGCACTTTCCAGGACAGAAGCAACCAGATCTGTCATCCAGAATTTCTTATTATCAGGATGAGAAAAAGCTTCTTCCATCAGATCTAAAGGTTCGTCTTTTAAAAAATAACCATCATATCCTTCGTGCATAGCTTTCGTTACATAAATCTGAGACTTATGCATGGTAAGAAAAAAGATTTTCTTTACAAAAGGCTTTATATCCGGAGCAATATCAAATCCGTTCTCACGGCCCACAGAGATATCGATAACAGCTATGTCAATCTGATGGGAGTGGACAATTTCCTTTGCCTCTGCAGTATTGGCTGCATAGAATATCTCCAAATCATCACTTAATTGTCGTTTTAAGCCCTGATAGATCAGATTGTGATCGTCAATTAGTAATATATTCTTCATTTTTTACGGGCACCTTGAATATCAGTGTAACTCCGTTAGACTGTGTGTCCATCTGAGTCCATCTTGCTTCCAGCATATTCATCCTGAACTGTATACTGCTCAGCCCCAGTCCAGTGTTCATGGACTTTTTATAATCATAACCGATACCATTATCTTTGTATTTAACTATGATCTCTGGATGGCTGTAGATTATGGATATCTGTACTTGTTCTGACTGAGAGTGCTTGATTGCATTGTTTAAAAGTTCCTGAACGATTCGGAATATATGAATAACTCGAGATTCGGCCATCTGAAGATTCTTCATCCCGATAATTTTATAATCCAGATTAATCCCTGTGAGAATTTTATAGTCAGAAAAAAGCTGCTCATAGGAATCTTGAACATTCAACTTACTCAATGCGGGAGTCTTCAGCCTGTTAGACACAAGGCGAACCTGTTGTATGGATTCCTCTGAATACTTTTTTAAAAGTGCAAATGATTCTTCTTCAAAATCCGGATGATTAAAAAACTGACTGATTTGAGCTAATTTCTGTGCCAGATCATCATGGAGTTCATAGGATATAATATTCCTGTCTTTCTCCAGAATATCCAGCATATTCTCATTTACATTATCCCTGTATTCCCTGTTTCTTATTGAATTACGATTAGTGAAGGCTGACAGAAAAGACAAAGCTATGAAGGTAGTTATGATAGTAAGAAAAGACCACAGAAAAAATGAATAAAGTCTCAGATGCAAATTGAGCTGCTGCAGATACGATTGCCTTAATTCCAAAAGATAATCGAAGATGCTTTCCAGAAAAAATTTGTCTAAAATGTTTGAGAATAGTAAATCACCAGACAGAGATTCATACAAAATAGAATTTTCAAGAAACTGTAACATATCCACTTTTAAAAAGGCATTGGAATGATCGACTTCCCCATTTATTGAAGCATGAAATAATTTATTTAAAAGAACCTCAATTTTTTCAATGTCAGACTGAAGTAAGTCAGTATATTGCCTGTATTGCAGCAGAAAAAATGTACCGATGAGGATACCAATAAAAACACCCAAGTATAGGAATTTATTGTGCTTGAGAAATTTTAACAATTTGCTGCTTGACATACGATGTTTTTCATTTCCTCTTTAATTAAAAGTACCACAATTAAACAAAGAGAAAACTAAGAAATATTCCTATATTTATTTTTAAATTGCCATGTGAAACTGAACTTATCTTAACCAGAAATCCAATACTCAAAAGTAGGAAAAATGAGTCAGCCAAAAGTCAGTATCATTACACCGGCATATAATGGATATCAATATATCGATGCTGCTGTCAATAGTATTATGTCACAAACATTTACAGATTTTGAATGGATGATTGTCGACGACAGTTCCACAGACTTAACCCACGTTCTTCTCGATGAAGCTTCACAAAAATATGATAAAATAAAGGTATATAGAGTTCATACGAACAAAGGCCCTGTCAATGCAAGAAATGTTGCCATGAAAAAGGCAGTAGGCCGATATATTGCATTCTTTGATATAGACGATCTCTGGCATCCGGATAAACTAAAAAATCAAGTGGCATTTATGGAACGGATGGATGCGGGCCTCAGTTATACAGAGTATAAAAAGATTGATCTTGACGGGAATATTCTGAGTCGTTTCCCAGTACCTGTCCCTAAGAGAGTTAACTCACACAGATTAAAGAAAACATGCAGCATTATGGCCTCCTCCGCCATGTTCGATACAGAGAAGACAGGCAGAATACTGCAGGACACGTCGGTGAACTGTAAGGATGACCTCCATTTCTGGCTTAGGATTCTTAATAAAGTGGGCCATGCCTATGGTCTGAAAGAAGATCTGGCACGATTAAGAATACATACCGATTCATGGACGGGTAATAAACTTAAAGAGGCTAAGAATCAATGGACTCTGTACAGAAAACATCTGAAGCTGAACACAGTACAGGCCGCATATTATTTCACTCACTATGCCATTGTGGGCACCATTAAATATATCTTCTAAAACGGCAGAAAAATGAAAAAATCATACATCCTGACAGTCATCATTCTAACAATACTGGGAGCCTGCAAGTTTCCGGCGGTCAAAGGCTCTGCTCCCGAAGTTCTGCTTTCCAGGATTGTAGACAGCGGACGCATCGATATAGTAGAAAGCCAGCTCTTTATGGGAGAAACACCTCAGCTATATCTTGAATTATCAGATGAGGACGCAAACATATCTGACATTACTTTGAAACACATCTACAAGGGTGAAACAGTCTACCAACAGAATGAGCCGGTGCAGCAGTATCAGGAAACGGCAGATTTCCATATCAGCTTTGAACAGACTCTCTCAGGTCCTGAGGGTCAATGGACCCTGGAATACATCATTGCAGATAAAAATGGATTGTCCACCACAGGCAGTATCTTATACGATGTGAGTTCATTGGCAGACTGCCTCAACATCACAAAGTACACTCCCATAGAGATTATTGACACAGAGAATGATAAAGTTTCAGTTCTCTGTGACTTTGACAATACAAGCGGCAGAGTAATAGACACCATGAAGTTTAAAGTAAGAGTAGACTTCACAGATGGAAGTTCAGACGAGTCAATCCATGCCATAAGAAATAATATCCCCGGCAGAACAAGTTCGGACAGTTTTATAATCATCTTTCCGGACAGCCTGACTGTTAAGGATGTTTCAATAGTGTCTGATTCTCTTGAGATACTGATCTATTAAAAATCTTTCCCTCTTAGTCCAATTGACTCTTTGAAAAATAGAGCCAGATATCATCTCCGCCGGCTTCTTTATTCAGATCCGCATCCACATCAGTAGAATGATTATATTCTCTGCGTTTCACAATGTCATATCCTAAGTCAGGGAATTCAAAGGAGTAAGGATATCTATAGTCACCATCAGAATCTTTGGTATAGACATCTGTCAGGGGCTCTCCTGATGCCCGAGACACACAGAGATACAGATAATCACCCCCGGTGCCCTTGTTCAAGTCACCATTATGCGGACCACTCAGGCCGATAATTTCATAGTCCCCTGCATCATTTTTGGCAGCAGTTTCGCCTCCAGAGTAGGTGATGGCAATGTCTGTGATCGGAGCCAATCCGGATGTTCCGTCATCATTGCCGAAACAGACATAGAGGAAGGTCCATTCCCCGCCTGCATCTTCATTCAAATCCTGATTGACTAGATAGTATTTTCTATTATTAATATCAATGACAGATTCCCGCTGCTTTCCATAATGAATATAGAAATCGATGATGCATTGTCTGGGAGGATCTGTGGGGATTGTATTGACCGATTTCCCCTGAGCATAGACATCGTAGGCTTGTTCCATCTGTGTCCTTTTCTCAGGAGTTGGTGCCAGCTCCCAAATGGGAAATACACCGCGATCATAAACATTGGAAAATACAGGATGACTGTCAATACTGTCTATCCAGTCCTTATACTCTCCATCACTCTGAATTCCCTGACCGTACTCGGGTTTTCCGCCTATCACAGTGGTGGTCCACTCTGCATCGGAATACCAGCTTTCCCAATTGGAATGGCTGGATGTATCCACAGACAGGGTGGCCGACTTGAAAAGGGTCTTGTAGCTGGCTTTGGCGGAAAGCTTTATATCTTCACTTCCCGAAGACGTATTCTTCCTGGCCGAATAATTATAATCCAGCCGGGCTCCGACTATAATCCCCGTGAGCAGATGAGTTCCATAATTTTCAAAAATCATAGCCGAATTATCATCCGGATTATCCAGGGCAGTCTTAAATTCCGGAGTAAGATATTCTACCAAAAAATCACCATTACTCCTGTCATTGATCAAAAGGGCATGCTTCTTAATATCACTGTGAATCGTTGCAAAGTTATAGGCTGTTGATTCAAATCTTTCCCGGGCGAAACTCTGATTGACGGAGCCGCTGTAAAAATTGTAATTACCGCTCATTTTTGTTTTTTCTTTAAAGCTCTCAAAATATTCAGAATAAGTAGCACCGGAACTGCTGGTAAAATCTCCCTTATTTATATCCTGCATATCAATAAGTCCGAGTTCCAGAAGAGCATTCACATCTAATATTGGATCTTTGACCTCTTCCGGATCGGCATAAGGATCAAAAATATCGTAACCCTTGCCAATGACATCTAAGCCTGCAGTCTGAAGATTGACAGGATTCGCATCCTCTTTGTTCTCATCTGATCCGATAAGATCACAGCCTGACAGATAAAAAAAGGATACAAGAATCAACAGAACCAAAGGTTTTTTAAGGGATATCACTATTTTCTCCAATTTATTATCAACATATTTTTTCAAATTTTCCCTGAAAGAACAGCCGTAATGATAAAACTCACGGGCCTGTCCTTCCTGTCTGGATTGTGTTGGTTATACCCTCCGTCCAGAGAAC
The DNA window shown above is from Oceanispirochaeta sp. M1 and carries:
- a CDS encoding MATE family efflux transporter produces the protein MSKQVHDHKKTFESDSIGKLLLKMSIPATIGMIVNALYNLVDTIFVGQGVGAMGIAGLTIGLPIQMIIGALGMTFGTGAASIISRRLGEKKPDEAAKTAVNAFVLAFICSISIMILGEIFMDPLLFIFGATETVLPYAREYMQVILLGSFFLSFAMVGNNISRAEGQPKIAMVTMIIGAGLNIILDPIFIFGLGMGIRGAAIATVISQFCSFAFIMRFMIAGKSHLPLKLSYVKLDTAIVKDINTLGLPTLVRQGGMSALALVINNVLRHYGGDFGIATYGMMNRLFMFTLMPIFGIVHGYQPIAGYSYGAKLFDRLREVNIKAMMTTSFMSFVGFLFLQFFAEFLIRMFTHDETLVQMAVPALRISSSAIFLLGLQVICSTYFMTVGKAFPAFFLSLSRQFIFLIPLVLILPTFYGLNGVWYALPLADVLSAIVTVTWFSISWRKTRIEMTTGLTPDAAAEAAAVKV
- a CDS encoding MarR family winged helix-turn-helix transcriptional regulator, with translation MMKFGHHLMKSFKHMAGEKYNLNKTQMRTLVMLRRRGSHTMSDIVAHMNIEKGSMTSVVDNLTKEGLVRRERDENDRRKVLISLLPPGHTIACQLEKEMEAHIQEQLDLLGEEKVKSLLELVDVVKESLHIWENKFE
- a CDS encoding response regulator transcription factor codes for the protein MKNILLIDDHNLIYQGLKRQLSDDLEIFYAANTAEAKEIVHSHQIDIAVIDISVGRENGFDIAPDIKPFVKKIFFLTMHKSQIYVTKAMHEGYDGYFLKDEPLDLMEEAFSHPDNKKFWMTDLVASVLESAGANKSELYDKLSPREQQILRMTAEGAGYRDIGSKLNISAKTVNVHRANAMRKINVESQIELVKYALKIGIIEID
- a CDS encoding sensor histidine kinase encodes the protein MSFLSAFTNRNSIRNREYRDNVNENMLDILEKDRNIISYELHDDLAQKLAQISQFFNHPDFEEESFALLKKYSEESIQQVRLVSNRLKTPALSKLNVQDSYEQLFSDYKILTGINLDYKIIGMKNLQMAESRVIHIFRIVQELLNNAIKHSQSEQVQISIIYSHPEIIVKYKDNGIGYDYKKSMNTGLGLSSIQFRMNMLEARWTQMDTQSNGVTLIFKVPVKNEEYITN
- a CDS encoding glycosyltransferase family A protein gives rise to the protein MSQPKVSIITPAYNGYQYIDAAVNSIMSQTFTDFEWMIVDDSSTDLTHVLLDEASQKYDKIKVYRVHTNKGPVNARNVAMKKAVGRYIAFFDIDDLWHPDKLKNQVAFMERMDAGLSYTEYKKIDLDGNILSRFPVPVPKRVNSHRLKKTCSIMASSAMFDTEKTGRILQDTSVNCKDDLHFWLRILNKVGHAYGLKEDLARLRIHTDSWTGNKLKEAKNQWTLYRKHLKLNTVQAAYYFTHYAIVGTIKYIF
- a CDS encoding MAC/perforin domain-containing protein, with the protein product MISLKKPLVLLILVSFFYLSGCDLIGSDENKEDANPVNLQTAGLDVIGKGYDIFDPYADPEEVKDPILDVNALLELGLIDMQDINKGDFTSSSGATYSEYFESFKEKTKMSGNYNFYSGSVNQSFARERFESTAYNFATIHSDIKKHALLINDRSNGDFLVEYLTPEFKTALDNPDDNSAMIFENYGTHLLTGIIVGARLDYNYSARKNTSSGSEDIKLSAKASYKTLFKSATLSVDTSSHSNWESWYSDAEWTTTVIGGKPEYGQGIQSDGEYKDWIDSIDSHPVFSNVYDRGVFPIWELAPTPEKRTQMEQAYDVYAQGKSVNTIPTDPPRQCIIDFYIHYGKQRESVIDINNRKYYLVNQDLNEDAGGEWTFLYVCFGNDDGTSGLAPITDIAITYSGGETAAKNDAGDYEIIGLSGPHNGDLNKGTGGDYLYLCVSRASGEPLTDVYTKDSDGDYRYPYSFEFPDLGYDIVKRREYNHSTDVDADLNKEAGGDDIWLYFSKSQLD